In Desulfitibacter sp. BRH_c19, the sequence AGACCTATTACTTTAAGACCTTTTCCACAAGAAGAACTTAAGAAGTATGCTAAAAAAGCTAAGAATATATTAGTAGTAGAGTCTGCATATGGACAGTTTGATAAAATGGTTAAAGAAAACATATATGGTGTTAGCACACCTATTAAACAATACTTTAGACCTGGTGAAGGAATAACTGTTGAAGAAGTAGTTCAAGAAGCCAAAGAACTAATTTAAGGAGGTAAGAAAATGTCAATACAACCTCAGATGCCTAAAAGCTGGTGTTTGGAAACTAAGCCTCATAAGTTTTGCCCAGGCTGTGGCCATCCCATGCTACTTAAGGCTTTAGGTGAAGTTATAGATGAATTTGAGATCGCTGATAAAGTGGTATTTGGTTGTGATATTGGATGTTCTTTATTGGCATGGGATTTCTTTAATGTTGATACAATCCAGACACACCACGGACGAACAACGCCAGTTATCGTTGGTATTAAAAGAGCTGACGAAGAAGTAATTGGAATCGCTTATATGGGTGATGGTGGAGGCTACGCAATAGGCTCTCAGCACTTAGTGAATGCAGCAGCTAGAAATGATAAAGTTTTTGTCCTGTTAGCCAACAACACACAGTATGGCATGACAGGTGGGCAAATGGCACCAACTACCCTACCAGGGCAAAAGACTGAGACAAGCCCATATGGCAGAGATGTAGAAGCAACTGGACCTCCATTCCAGGGTCCGGAAATGGTTACGGCTATTTCCCAGGAAGGAGCATACGTAGCCAGAGCGACAGTAGCTAATCCTAGGCAATTGAAGAAAATTATAAAAAGGGCAGTAGAAAATGTTAAAGAAGGAAGAGGTTTTTCCTTTGTTGAGGTTCTTTCCTTATGTCCAACCAACTGGAGAACAAATGCGGAGCAAACTTGGAAGTTTGTTGAAGATGATATGGCCAAGTATTTCAAAATTGGTGAATTAAAAGTTCCAGGCGAAAGTAAGGAGGGTTGATCATGGCAAATGGCACTAAGATAGCCCTAGCGGGTGAAGGTGGCCAAGGCGTACAATCTGTTGCGAACATTTTAGTAGAAGCTGCTTATGAAGAAGGTAAAGAAGCCCTATACATACCTAACTTTGGAGTTGAACAAAGAGGTGGGGTATCCATTGCATATGTACAGATCTCCGAAAGAGCCATTGGTTCCCCAAAATTTAAGTTTGCAGATATAGTCATTGCTTTAAGTGATAGAGCGGTACGCAGAACTCAGAAATATGTTAACAAAGATACTCTTTTTGTGTATGATTCTGCAATTAAAGGCATAGAAAACGACCTTCCAAAAAATGCAAAGAAAATTATAGGAATACCTGCTATTGATGTAGCTAAGGAAGAGTTTCATCCAAGGGTATTTAATGTAATAATAATGGGTGCAGTTATAGGTATGACTGGTGTTGTGACAGAAATACAAGCTAAAGCTGCCATCGAAAAGAAGTTAGGATATAAATTCGAACAAGATCCAAAATTAAGGGAACTTAACTTCAAAGCTCTTGAACGGGGCATAGATCTTGTTAAAGACCAAGTCTAGGGAGGGATAAAAGTGGCTGTTCAATTTAAAGCTATTATAAAGGAAGATGGCAAGGGTGTTTTCCACCTGTTTCCTGGCTTATGCAAAGGCTGTGGTCTCTGTATAGAGAAATGCCCTGTTGATACTATAGGTTGGTCTAAGGAATTAGGTGTGTTTGGGACACCAGCGGTTGAACCTGGACACGGTAAACCATGTATTGCGTGCAAAATGTGTCAACTCGTATGTCCAGACTGCGCTATATTAATTGAAAAGGTAAAGAAAGAAAATAAGTAAATTCAAGGGTCCAGACATTGGTTTTGGACCCTGCTAACCTTACTTGAAAGGCTAAATTTACAAACCAAAAAAAACCTAAAAAGTTGTGGCAAATAATCTTGACAAATAGAACTGTAGATGTTAGTATAACTATTGTCGTTCGAAACGGCAAAGCAACAAAAGCAAGAAGCACCAAGAAATACCAGTTGCAAAGAGGACGAAGAAATGTTAAACTAGAGTTCCGGCCGATGAGGCCAATGATCTTTGAGAATTGAACAGTGATAAGAATTAGACCCGTTAATTGAAACAACAGTAATAAATTAATGGACAACAAAAAGTCCGATTTAAGCTAAGCTAGATCAAACTAGTAAAGTTAGTAACTAACGAAAGTTAGTTCAAATATTAACTGGAGAGTTTGATCCTGGCTCAGGACGAACGCTGGCGGCGTGCTTAACACATGCAAGTCGAACGGACTGATTAAGAAGAATCCTTCGGGAGGACACTTAAGAAGTTAGTGGCGGACGGGTGAGTAACGCGTGGGTAACCTACCCATTAAACCGGGACAACTC encodes:
- a CDS encoding 2-oxoglutarate synthase, with protein sequence MSIQPQMPKSWCLETKPHKFCPGCGHPMLLKALGEVIDEFEIADKVVFGCDIGCSLLAWDFFNVDTIQTHHGRTTPVIVGIKRADEEVIGIAYMGDGGGYAIGSQHLVNAAARNDKVFVLLANNTQYGMTGGQMAPTTLPGQKTETSPYGRDVEATGPPFQGPEMVTAISQEGAYVARATVANPRQLKKIIKRAVENVKEGRGFSFVEVLSLCPTNWRTNAEQTWKFVEDDMAKYFKIGELKVPGESKEG
- a CDS encoding ketoisovalerate oxidoreductase, encoding MANGTKIALAGEGGQGVQSVANILVEAAYEEGKEALYIPNFGVEQRGGVSIAYVQISERAIGSPKFKFADIVIALSDRAVRRTQKYVNKDTLFVYDSAIKGIENDLPKNAKKIIGIPAIDVAKEEFHPRVFNVIIMGAVIGMTGVVTEIQAKAAIEKKLGYKFEQDPKLRELNFKALERGIDLVKDQV
- a CDS encoding 4Fe-4S ferredoxin translates to MAVQFKAIIKEDGKGVFHLFPGLCKGCGLCIEKCPVDTIGWSKELGVFGTPAVEPGHGKPCIACKMCQLVCPDCAILIEKVKKENK